A single window of Bradyrhizobium daqingense DNA harbors:
- the pqqA gene encoding pyrroloquinoline quinone precursor peptide PqqA: protein MAWKAPKIVEVPVGMEINMYACASRK, encoded by the coding sequence ATGGCTTGGAAAGCTCCGAAGATCGTGGAAGTGCCGGTCGGCATGGAAATCAACATGTACGCCTGCGCTTCGCGCAAGTAA
- a CDS encoding EF-hand domain-containing protein — protein sequence MMSRHSVALALTIALLSGPAFAASGGAVKMFDTDNDGTLDLAEVKKAATALFTKLDPDRDGTLDARELRGRLSAKELAAADPDRDGTLTLDEYLAVVEQRFNAANPDKDGTLDAKELNARPGRALVRLLR from the coding sequence ATGATGTCTCGTCACTCGGTTGCGCTTGCGCTCACGATCGCATTGCTGTCCGGTCCGGCCTTCGCGGCATCCGGTGGCGCGGTCAAGATGTTCGATACGGACAATGACGGCACGCTCGATCTCGCGGAGGTGAAGAAGGCGGCCACCGCATTGTTCACCAAGCTCGACCCCGATCGCGACGGCACGCTGGACGCACGTGAACTGCGCGGGCGGCTATCGGCGAAGGAGCTGGCCGCCGCCGACCCCGATCGCGACGGGACCCTGACGCTGGACGAATACCTTGCCGTGGTGGAGCAGCGCTTCAACGCGGCCAATCCGGACAAGGACGGAACGCTCGATGCCAAGGAGCTGAACGCACGGCCCGGCCGCGCGCTGGTGCGCCTGCTGCGCTGA
- a CDS encoding ABC transporter ATP-binding protein → MRLEVEITGKTFKSAAGGTHEVLAPVKFALQSGEVGVLIGPSGCGKSTMLRIILGLDHEFQGRIARPPQARIGMVFQEPRLLPWRSVEQNVRLAAPDVTDAKLAELFRILELEAHRNHFPGELSLGLARRVALARAFAVEPDLLVLDEPLASLDDALAGRLRDEIATLVASRPVMTLLVTHSLDDAIRLGDRLLFLSPRPARIMQEVPIAIPRDARGEAEIAAIKAVLARRIQEEGDERAGRDAS, encoded by the coding sequence GTGCGGCTTGAGGTCGAGATCACAGGTAAGACGTTCAAGAGTGCCGCGGGCGGAACGCACGAGGTGCTGGCGCCGGTCAAATTCGCGCTGCAATCCGGCGAGGTCGGCGTGCTGATCGGCCCCTCCGGCTGCGGCAAGAGCACGATGCTGCGCATCATCCTGGGGCTCGACCACGAATTTCAAGGACGGATCGCGCGCCCGCCGCAGGCGCGGATCGGCATGGTGTTCCAGGAGCCGCGGCTGCTGCCGTGGCGCTCGGTCGAGCAGAATGTGCGGTTGGCGGCCCCCGACGTCACCGATGCGAAGCTCGCCGAGCTGTTCAGGATCCTGGAGCTGGAGGCGCATCGCAACCACTTCCCCGGCGAATTGTCGCTGGGGCTCGCCAGGCGCGTGGCACTGGCCCGTGCCTTCGCGGTCGAGCCCGACCTGCTGGTGCTCGACGAGCCCCTCGCCTCGCTCGACGACGCGCTCGCCGGCCGCCTGCGCGACGAGATCGCAACGCTGGTGGCGAGCCGTCCGGTGATGACGCTGCTCGTCACCCACAGCCTCGACGACGCGATCCGGCTCGGCGACCGCCTGCTCTTCCTGTCGCCGCGGCCGGCCCGCATCATGCAGGAGGTGCCGATCGCCATTCCGCGCGACGCACGGGGCGAAGCCGAGATTGCGGCAATCAAGGCCGTGCTAGCGCGACGCATCCAAGAGGAAGGCGACGAACGCGCCGGGCGGGATGCCTCATAG
- a CDS encoding pentapeptide repeat-containing protein — MTRTIALTALGLALLATTSRAQDMMRDLDLTSPAMVSAEMSRQEVEATLAKAIAGAPADFTGKRLSGLDLSGLDLTKAILRAARLNKTKLTGARLDGAILDQAWLLDADLTGASLKGASLFASQMARARLDGADLTGARITADLTGASMVSTSIADAHLGADMRNQSMGLMRAVLRSANLERLNARNADLSRVDLEFAVLRGADLSGASLKNAQLGGADLTGAIVIEVDFDGADLVSAKLIAPNGLDRAKNFDKAKNRERLIRE, encoded by the coding sequence ATGACGCGAACGATCGCCCTGACGGCGCTTGGCCTTGCTCTGCTCGCGACAACATCGCGCGCGCAGGACATGATGCGCGATCTCGATCTGACGTCACCCGCCATGGTCTCCGCCGAGATGAGCCGGCAGGAGGTCGAAGCCACACTAGCCAAAGCGATCGCCGGCGCGCCGGCCGATTTCACCGGCAAGCGGTTATCGGGGCTCGATCTCAGTGGCCTCGACCTCACCAAAGCCATTCTCCGTGCGGCACGGCTCAACAAGACGAAACTCACCGGCGCCCGGCTCGATGGGGCGATCCTCGATCAGGCGTGGCTGCTGGATGCAGATCTCACGGGCGCGAGCCTGAAGGGCGCCAGTTTGTTCGCATCACAGATGGCACGTGCTCGCCTCGACGGCGCCGATCTGACTGGTGCGCGCATCACGGCAGATCTCACCGGCGCAAGCATGGTCAGCACGTCGATTGCGGATGCGCATCTCGGCGCCGACATGCGCAACCAGTCGATGGGGCTGATGCGCGCGGTGCTGAGATCCGCCAATCTGGAACGGCTGAACGCGCGCAACGCCGATTTGTCGCGCGTCGACCTCGAGTTCGCGGTCCTCAGGGGCGCCGACCTGAGTGGTGCATCGCTGAAAAACGCCCAACTCGGTGGCGCCGATCTGACCGGTGCCATCGTCATCGAGGTCGATTTCGACGGCGCCGATCTCGTCTCGGCGAAGCTGATCGCACCGAACGGCCTTGACCGCGCCAAAAACTTCGACAAGGCAAAGAACCGCGAACGCCTGATCAGGGAATGA